A stretch of Chiloscyllium punctatum isolate Juve2018m chromosome 6, sChiPun1.3, whole genome shotgun sequence DNA encodes these proteins:
- the LOC140478615 gene encoding extracellular calcium-sensing receptor-like: MIFAIEEINQSKTLLPNITLGYAIYDDCSISAIASEAALALVNGGQELIEYPDCKGSSNVAAIIGCDSSTSSIAAARTVGTFGIPMISYFATCSCLSDKQEYPTFFRTIPSDKYQSKLLAELVKTFGWNWIGTVRSNTDYGNFGMRTFIEEAQKIGVCIAYSESFYRTDPAEKISKIVQVMKEATTKVVVGFLQKRDMRVLIEEILRQNVTGIQWIGTEGWLTGDTLFTEERARARVGAIGPTTRRTEIVGLRDHLLKIHPTRFPDSTFVKEFWENLFSCSLTTGDTTDTRSSAFQVRPCTGNEHLDGLENTYLPAIMDGSSYHVYKAVYAVAHALDDMLSCEENNGPFMNSTCAQISSFEPWQLLHYLHSVDFTASTGELVYFDENGDPVPKYDLINLQMNAEGTLKIVKIGYYDGSAPEGQEVVLNIGDIVWSSTSKQIPRAVCSEPCAPGTRKVSRKGQPICCFDCAECADGEISNTTDSSDCIKCPLEYWSNQQKDRCVPKMIEFLSFQEVLGYVLVALASVGACLALATVAVFLRYRETPIVRANNSELSFLLLFALTLCFLCSLTFIGKPTGWSCMLRRTAFGIVFVLCISCILGKTVLVVIAFKATLPNNNLMNWFGPMQQRLGVFVLTFLQGLICTIWLIVSPPYPLKNMTYYRDIIILECDVGSLKAFYFVSSYIGLLSTVCFLLAFLARKLPDNFNDAKYITFSMLIFCAVWITFIPAYVSSPGKYTVAVEVFAIWASSFGLLVCIFAPKCYIILLKPENNTKKNMMGKWSSL, from the exons ATGATATTTGCTATCGAAGAAATAAACCAGAGCAAAACGTTACTTCCGAATATCACTCTCGGGTATGCGATCTACGATGACTGCTCGATCTCCGCGATAGCGTCGGAAGCCGCGCTAGCTTTGGTGAATGGAGGACAAGAACTAATTGAGTACCCAGATTGTAAAGGTTCTTCTAATGTTGCAGCCATTATTGGTTGTGATTCATCCACATCCTCTATTGCCGCCGCTAGGACAGTTGGAACGTTTGGAATTCCGATG ATTAGTTATTTCGCCACTTGCTCTTGCCTGAGCGATAAGCAAGAATACCCGACTTTCTTTAGAACGATACCAAGCgacaaatatcagtccaaactTCTCGCTGAACTCGTGAAAACCTTTGGTTGGAATTGGATTGGCACGGTTAGAAGTAACACAGATTATGGGAACTTTGGGATGAGAACATTTATCGAAGAGGCCCAGAAAATTGGGGTTTGCATCGCGTATTCTGAATCGTTCTACAGAACCGATCCTGCTGAGAAAATCAGCAAAATAGTGCAGGTGATGAAAGAAGCGACCACAAAGGTTGTGGTTGGATTCTTGCAAAAAAGAGATATGCGAGTGTTAATTGAGGAGATTTTGCGCCAAAATGTAACGGGTATACAGTGGATTGGAACTGAAGGATGGCTTACAGGAGATACATTGTTCACTGAAGAAAGAGCAAGGGCTCGTGTTGGGGCCATTGGTCCAACGACCCGAAGGACAGAAATAGTCGGCCTCAGAGATCATCTTCTGAAAATTCATCCTACTAGATTTCCTGACAGCACTTTTGTGAAGGAGTTTTGGGAAAATCTCTTCTCGTGCTCTTTAACCACGGGCGACACGACAGACACCCGAAGTTCTGCATTTCAAGTGCGGCCATGCACGGGAAATGAACATTTAGATGGGTTAGAAAATACCTATCTTCCAGCGATCATGGACGGAAGTTCCTACCATGTGTACAAAGCGGTCTACGCTGTCGCTCATGCACTTGACGATATGCTATCCTGTGAAGAAAACAATGGCCCTTTTATGAATAGCACTTGTGCACAAATTTCAAGCTTTGAACCCTGGCAG CTATTGCACTATCTACACTCGGTAGATTTCACTGCTAGCACTGGAGAACTCGTGTATTTTGACGAAAACGGCGATCCGGTCCCAAAGTATGACTTAATAAATTTACAAATGAATGCGGAAGGTACGCTTAAAATTGTAAAAATTGGATATTATGACGGTTCAGCGCCGGAGGGACAAGAAGTTGTCCTGAATATTGGAGATATCGTGTGGAGCTCCACGAGTAAGCAG ATTCCACGTGCTGTTTGCTCAGAGCCTTGCGCTCCGGGAACAAGGAAAGTCAGCAGGAAAGGTCAACCAATATGTTGTTTTGACTGTGCAGAGTGCGCCGATGGTGAGATTAGCAACACCACAG ATTCCAGTGACTGCATCAAGTGTCCTTTGGAATACTGGTCGAATCAGCAAAAGGATCGATGTGTTCCCAAAATGATTGAATTTCTTTCATTTCAAGAGGTTCTCGGCTATGTCTTAGTGGCACTTGCTTCAGTGGGGGCGTGTCTTGCACTGGCGACAGTTGCTGTATTCCTCCGGTATCGGGAAACACCTATCGTTCGTGCAAACAATTCGGAGCTGAGTTTCCTCCTTCTCTTTGCCCTAACGCTTTGCTTCCTGTGCTCACTTACCTTCATTGGGAAACCGACCGGATGGTCCTGCATGTTGCGGCGGACTGCGTTTGGAATTGTATTTGTTCTCTGTATTTCCTGCATTTTGGGGAAAACCGTTCTCGTTGTGATCGCTTTTAAAGCAACTCTTCCCAACAACAACTTGATGAACTGGTTTGGACCCATGCAGCAACGGTTAGGCGTGTTCGTTCTTACATTTCTTCAAGGTTTAATTTGCACAATCTGGCTCATTGTATCACCTCCTTATCCACTGAAAAACATGACCTATTATAGAGATATCATTATTTTGGAATGTGACGTGGGCTCTTTAAAAGCCTTTTATTTCGTATCCAGTTATATTGGTCTTCTGTCCACTGTATGCTTCCTGTTAGCTTTTCTCGCCCGGAAACTTCCAGATAATTTCAATGACGCGAAGTATATAACTTTCAGTATGCTGATCTTCTGTGCTGTTTGGATCACTTTTATTCCGGCTTATGTCAGCTCTCCTGGAAAGTACACGGTGGCTGTGGAAGTGTTTGCCATTTGGGCGTCAAGCTTTGGTTTACTTGTCTGCATTTTTGCTCCGAAATGTTACATTATTTTACTGAAACCGGAGAATAACACAAAGAAAAACATGATGGGCAAATGGTCCTCACTATAG